A region of Leptolyngbya sp. FACHB-261 DNA encodes the following proteins:
- a CDS encoding cysteine hydrolase family protein — protein MEVKLTRIPSNAVLIIIDVQKAIDHPSWGRRNNDQAETNIVQLLSAWRETHRPVVHVRHLSTEPGSTYRPGQEGCDFKDAVLPKAGEEIVDKQVNCAFIGTDLEQWLRKNGYQTLVVTGVITNNSVEATVRVAGNLGFDTYVVSDATATFDKIDLDQKLHPAALVHALSLANMHQEYATVIDTQTLLQGL, from the coding sequence ATGGAGGTTAAGTTGACACGCATTCCATCCAATGCAGTTCTCATTATCATTGACGTGCAAAAGGCGATCGATCATCCCAGTTGGGGACGCCGTAACAATGACCAAGCTGAGACCAATATTGTGCAGTTACTGAGTGCTTGGCGTGAAACCCATCGCCCAGTTGTTCATGTTCGTCACCTTTCAACTGAACCAGGCTCAACCTATCGTCCAGGACAAGAAGGATGTGATTTTAAGGACGCAGTGCTTCCTAAAGCAGGCGAAGAAATCGTCGATAAACAAGTAAATTGTGCTTTTATTGGCACTGATTTGGAGCAGTGGCTCAGAAAAAATGGCTATCAGACCTTAGTAGTGACAGGTGTGATAACGAACAACTCTGTTGAGGCAACAGTCAGAGTAGCAGGCAATCTTGGTTTTGATACATATGTTGTTTCAGATGCTACGGCAACGTTTGACAAGATAGATTTAGATCAGAAGTTGCACCCAGCAGCGCTGGTTCATGCTCTTTCCTTGGCTAATATGCATCAAGAGTATGCAACGGTGATCGATACACAAACTCTGCTGCAAGGCTTGTAG
- a CDS encoding NADAR family protein, translating into MTRSIKFYHRDKPYGFFSNFSKHGIFLKGKEWPTSEHYFQAQKFEGTEHEELVRLAATPMMCAQMGRERSRPLRQDWEAVKDGVMRTALHAKFTQHPELRDQLLATGDAYLVEHTQNDSYWGDGGDGSGKNMLGRILMELRDELRGAVH; encoded by the coding sequence ATGACCCGCAGCATCAAGTTCTACCATCGAGATAAACCGTACGGATTCTTCTCAAACTTCTCTAAGCATGGGATCTTTCTTAAGGGAAAGGAGTGGCCGACCAGTGAACACTACTTTCAGGCGCAGAAGTTCGAAGGGACGGAGCACGAGGAGCTAGTTCGGCTGGCGGCGACGCCAATGATGTGTGCTCAGATGGGTCGTGAGCGCAGCCGCCCGTTACGTCAGGACTGGGAAGCGGTCAAAGATGGGGTGATGCGAACAGCCCTGCATGCCAAGTTCACTCAGCACCCTGAGCTGCGCGACCAGCTACTAGCCACAGGCGATGCTTATCTGGTCGAGCACACCCAGAATGATAGCTACTGGGGCGATGGCGGTGACGGTAGCGGAAAGAACATGCTAGGCCGCATCTTGATGGAATTGCGCGACGAATTGCGCGGAGCTGTCCATTAA